accttttaattttttcattgtcGAATGGTCACTAAAAAATACATATTTTACATAAATATACATTAATTAACCACctgttgtattattactattattattaataattattattaaatacataCGAAGAATCTAATGTAATTTTAACATCTATAAATGAACCATATTCAATTTTACTAATATAATATAGGCCATATTTTGATCTGAGTGAATCaatatctttttcatttataataTCATTAGATGGTTTTGCATGATAGTCTAATTCAACGATTTTATCAACAACTCTTCttgaatataaaaatgtcattgtttcattatttgtaatattgGTTTCCATATAACTACCCATAACCTTTCCATAAAGAAGTCCAAATGATAACCCAATTTCTATattgtatttaaatataaaaatttataattaatataggTGTAAATAAACCATAACTAACTCATCTTCTCCTCTCCCCCTcacattaaaaattaaatataattaaacatACCTCCACCAACATTTAATGctgattttaatgattcaCAACTTCTAATTAATGTAAAGTTATTTGAATCTGTTTTAGGAAATGTTGAATTGATATTCCTATTTTTATGgattagaaaataaattaatatatttttttttttttttattttgaactaataaaaaaaaaaagaaaattgtgaaaatgataaaaataaatactcTTTTCACAaacgataataataaatactcTTTTTcacaaatgataaaaataaatactcTTTTTCACAAATGAATACAGTGTTTTTGATAGCATTCCCACCATTTTCGTCAATACTGAAACCTCTTCCTAAATCATTTTCTAAAAGTGATGAATTTGTTCCTGATGGTATTGGTAAAACCAATGACAttgcaataaaaaaaaaaaaattaaataaataaaagtaaaaattattatattattacaattaaataaaaaaaaaaaaagaaaaattgtattttaagtctttttttaattatgaataataaaatgaaaaaaaaaaaaaaaaaaataaaataaaattaaaaaaaaataaaaaagaaaaaaaaaaagtggagATATTCTTTGaatcaaaagatatttttaaaaaaaaaaaaaaaagatgatcTCAGATCGTTTTTTGATCTATTCTCTGATTCACTgctttaatatttatttttttaaaaaaataattacaaaattttttttttcataatttgCATTCCATAGAATAAATATGTATGTAATTGTAAGAATAACTTatccatttattttataatgagaagaaatataaaaaaaaagagaaaaaaaaataattgtggtTTTCACATTGTTTTGTTGGGAATAATTAGATTATGATCTGTTTTTCAACAAGTAAACAACTGATACCTATAACTTGTACAAGTTGATTGTATTGTTATACATGTGGTGAAtgcattctttttttttttaaaaaaaataaaatgacacaataaaaaaaggggaagttttttttttttttttttaattttttatttttattttttttttttttatttttttactttccACCACTTTAATGCGCCCATCAAAAATTACACTTGcagatttttaataaatagaggttttaaataatgatttgtttgatttggttaattttttttaaaattgaaaccTTTGAAAAGGtatcttttaattggttttttgttgtttgtttttttagcAGAAACtgtttttttaacattttctctttcaaaaaaataactgGAATCATattcattttctatttttggCTTGAATGTCAAAGATTCTGGAGAATAAATTTTACTCCAATTTACTCCATTAAAGAATGGATGTCTTTTAACTTCATCAGCACCATTTGCACCTAATCTCTTTAATGGATCTacttgtaataatttttgaattaaatcaattgcaACTTCAGAAAAATAAGATGgaaaatttatttcatttgtaTAGTTAGtgattttttcaaaaatcatATTTTGATTATCACCAACGAATGGGGTTTCACCACTTAACAATTCAAAAATGATGATACCCAATGCCCACCAGTCAATAGTTTTACCATATCCACGTTTATTAATTACTTCTGGAGACATGTAGTAAGGTGTTCCCAAacatttgttattttttttatttccatttttaatactattacCGGTGAAACCAACTTCagaaaaaccaaaatcaacaattttgataattccgtttttatcaaaaattaaattttcaacttttaaatCTCTATGAATGATACCACAACTATGAATAAATTCTAAACCATTAACAATTTGagcaataatatttttagctTCACGTTCTTCTAAAGTATTAAGTGAGTGCAATAATGAAGCACAATCACCACCATGTAAAAACTCCATAACcatataaagttttttttttgtttgaaaacattcaaataattttacaattgaCTGGTTTTGGTATTGAACTAATATATTTCTTTCAACCATCAATTCTTTAACCATATGTTTTCCAATTGTATCACGTTTGTTAATTGATTTGATGGCaaagaatttatttgatttggtAATGGCTAAAAATACTTGACCATATCCACCTTTGCTAATtggtttaataaaataataacctctagttttaaacaaaatattaTGTGAAGATGAAATTCTTGCAGTTGAAAGTGGTGATTCAATTGGAGAGGATGGATTACTACGATTATCTAATGTTTCAGAATCACCTGgttgattaattttatttaaattattattatttaaatttaatttaggaataaaattattacttaataataaaagttttaaaaattttattaaaaaaaaaaaattaataatattaataaataattattttatttatttaaaaaataaaaataaaaaaaaaaaaaaagaaaaaaaattaaacttacTTTGAAACTTTATCTTTTGGATTTTCGATCATAGTTTCATTGGTATTAATTTCTTGTGgatttctattatttattgtttccatttttattttttaattattatctgATTAGaattttgatgaaaatgaaaatgtttatttttttatttttttttatttataggcaatttatttgttttttttttattacttttttatgaaaaaaatataaattaaattaaattaaattaaattaaattatatgttttgtttgtaaaataatgaattaaaaactGTTTGATGGTAGtatgattttaataacaatagcatTCCAAGAATGAGAAATAAAGCACACTTATTTCTAcacactaaaaaaaaaaaattaaaaaaataaatcaaaataaatatttcttatgaaataaatttgtaaaattataaCTGCAAATTATGtttaaataacaattatcaaaaaaaaaaaaaaaaaaaaaaaaaaaaaaaaaaaaaaaaaaaaaaaaaaaaaattcttttccatttttttctattatgATGAAGTTGGAATTTGTTTATATAAGGGTAAAAATCCCATAGTGTTATTTTTGGTATATCGAAAATAATCAATGATGTTGTTAacaatgattttataaaacttCTTTGGTTTTGTTTTACAAATACACaagcaaataataaaaacaaaaaaaaaaaaaaaaaaaaaaaaaacaaaacaaaaaaaaaaaaatgattttgtaAGTGGGTAAttagtatttatttatatttatttatttattttgttttttttttaaaaaaattaaatagaaaaataagtTTAATGTAAGTGAATGTAGTATTTTTGGGAGATTGGATCACAAATGATGttataaaatacaaaaaaaagatcGGTTATAGAAATGTTTGGATTTAtttcattcaatttttttaatattattcaattaattttataattgtgTATGAagaaatgtttttttttttatctgtgcatttttttttttccttttttttccttttttttttagtttataaattaaaaaaattaaaatataatggtAGATGgtagtatttttttaaaaaaataaataaaaaatatttttccaGGTCCTAAAAATAGTTGAATGTGTTAATGTGggaaatttgtttttttttttttttttttgaacttaaccctaatttatcaaataataacaaaaaaaaaataatcatttctattttttttaatttaattattttttgtgtatttttttattttctctaTATAAATCAATGTGATAAAGTAAAtggttaaaattaaataaacacaTCATGtgggaaataaaaaaaataatttaaattattattattattattattattattatttttattattattattattattattattattattttattaatattattattattttttacatgTTACtgattaaaaaagaaattatacactaaaaattaaaattaattaacttatttttaataattttatttataatttttttttctttttttttttttttttaattttttttttttttttttttttttttaatataaataatatagtatattaaaaaatgtatgttataattaatttttactatttacaaaaaaaaataatattaaatattttttttttttatttttttttcctattcTTGTGATATAAACTTGTCAAAatctttgaatttgaataCCCAAACCAAAATTTATTCAAACCTTATTAAATggtcattttaaaaaattatttatttaaattaaaataaaataaagaaattaataaatagtaaattacaattgattttttttttttttttattttaaaaagagaattactaattataatatttttcttACCTAATTAACCTTTAAAAGGGTTTAATTGGCCTCAAACTCTAGTTCCAAGTGAATAAACTAAAGATACCCAGTCATTCATAATTAATGATCTGTTCACCCTATCAATTAAAGTTGAGAGTTTAAAACTATACATcttctttttaattataattttaattattgtgccatcaatttatttatatataattctATATTGTGgctgtattattttttatgtccacataaaaaatgaaaatacacAAGAGAATGGATACAGTTGTtgtagaattttaaaaaatgaaaagacaaaaaataaaaataccatACAAATTAGATGTATAGAAGTGggtgtggtggtggtaagtGTGGGTGTAGTGGCGGTAAGTGTgggtttttataatttagtaacataaaaaaaaaaaaaatgtggtggtaatagtgagaattttttttttttctttcgaAAATGAAACGACACAAGAGAATGAATacaattttagtttttttttgtttaaaaaatgaaaagacACAACACATTTGGTGCGTATGGAAtgtgtgtttttttaaaaaataatttttaccatttttatttattttttttatttttttatttttttattttatattaataaataaagttgagttaattttaattaattaccaTTCTAAAAACTATAGGAAATTTTAAAGAGTTAAAGAAAATATGcttaacaatttaaaaaattacaaatgatcaaaaaaaaaaaaaaaaaaaaaaaaaaaaaaaaaaaaattaaattgtttttatttaaaaattagaataaaaaaaaaaatatcttggaATGATATCAAATCTGATttcgaaattttttttttttttttttttttatttttttattttttttttattttttttttttttattttattaaattttcatttttttcatttttttttttcccataccactttttctttatttttttttttacaagagaatttttaatttcatcatcaacaataaCCAGATCATCACCGCCACCAACACACCATCATTTCAATCATTGGAAAATGGAGATAAAGTAATTTTATTGATGACATCAATTTCAGaagaagataaaaaagaaaacaaaatataaaacaacTAAAAAAATGGGTACCAAATCATTTAGAGGtaagttgttttttttttttttttttttttttttttttttttttttgaaaaaatataaataaatattatctatagaaataattaatttttactaatatttttttttttttttttttttttttcttaaagatttaattttattttagaattaCAGAAGCATTAAGAGCAAGTGGTTAGGTTTGTGCTGCCATTGATTCTGTTATTCGTTCTGGGTACACTCGTGCTTTTATGCCATTCGTCCACCTGCTCACAATGCTGGTCATTATTGTAGCCTACTGGCTGCTTTTTTGGAAGTAGTTCAAATAGTAGTATTCAAACCGATCATCAACAAATTAATCACAATaatataatactaataatagtaataatggtaataataatatattataataatataattttaatatttatttttttatttttattattattattaaaaaaaaaaaataataaaaaataataaagttatGTCCAAAGATTAGTAAAGGATTAAATTGTTACTTTGGAGAATGTCATATAGTTGATAATAAAACCATTGTTTTAGTATTTGGTTGATCAaatgtaataatatttcCACGAAAGCTTCAGTGGTGGAAGCAATATGAGTTGTAGCAGCTTCGGTGGCAGAACATTCAATGGTGAAACATCAACAAATCAAACAGATGTCGACAGTGAATACAAtttcaatcatttattattatatcaaTTTGTTGTAATTTAGGATTATTCAACGCAACAGTTTCAAATTAACACAACCAATTTATAGAACTGATTTCAATCCAGTTTTGTATCAACTCTCGATATTTAGATTCATTCAATACTGCAAAACGAAGTGATGATTCACTACCAGGTCGACTCAACAGGTTAATTCTGTTTCAAATTAACATAATCAAAtccaacaacagcaacaacaactacaggaaatacaacagcaacaacaacttcagcaacaatttattatttaacttCACTAActctattttaataatgttcCAAACCCATTGAATCAgttacaaataaaaagataggTTATGGATTCAAATAGAAACTTAATAAACTTCAGATTATAACACCAATTGAATAGTAATAGAGGtaataaataacaacaactaataataaccaaCCAATGACAACCAACAAACACAACAGCCACCACAAATTCTATTTACAATAATCAAATCGAACAACCAATGGAATGTGTTatcttgtaaatttaaatcatcttTTGAAATCATTAGATTCAATTATACTTAGTGGTGCGAATTAGTTTCAAAagtacttttattatttatagtcaaattagtagtggtagtaatagTGGTATTTTAGCAAATCATACTTTCTACAACGAATTACGTGTTGCACCAGAAGAACATCCAGTTCTCTTAACTGAAGCACCATTAAATCCAAAAGCAAATAGAGAAAAGATGACCCAAATTATGTTTGAAACTTTTACGACTCGAGCTATGTATGTCGCCATTCAAGCtgtattatcattatatgCATCTGGTCGTACCACTGGTATCGTTATGGATTAGGTGATGGTGTATCATACTGTACCAATTTACGAAGGTTATGCATTACCACATGCCATCTTACGTTTAGATTTAGCAGGTCTTGATCTCACTGATTACATCAATCAAAATCATTGCAAAACTAGAATGTAAATATTCAGTTTGGATTGGTGGATCTATTTCATCTTCACTCTCAACCTTCCAACAAATGTGGATCTCTAAAGAAGAATACGATGAATCTGGTCCATCAATTGTTTTCAGAAAATGtttctaaataaattatctaaatttagaatatatatataaataataataataattcttttttaaatctgaaaattaatattactttctttttaattaaaattacctttt
This region of Dictyostelium discoideum AX4 chromosome 3 chromosome, whole genome shotgun sequence genomic DNA includes:
- a CDS encoding MAST family protein kinase codes for the protein METINNRNPQEINTNETMIENPKDKVSNNNFIPKLNLNNNNLNKINQPGDSETLDNRSNPSSPIESPLSTARISSSHNILFKTRGYYFIKPISKGGYGQVFLAITKSNKFFAIKSINKRDTIGKHMVKELMVERNILVQYQNQSIVKLFECFQTKKKLYMVMEFLHGGDCASLLHSLNTLEEREAKNIIAQIVNGLEFIHSCGIIHRDLKVENLIFDKNGIIKIVDFGFSEVGFTGNSIKNGNKKNNKCLGTPYYMSPEVINKRGYGKTIDWWALGIIIFELLSGETPFVGDNQNMIFEKITNYTNEINFPSYFSEVAIDLIQKLLQVDPLKRLGANGADEVKRHPFFNGVNWSKIYSPESLTFKPKIENEYDSSYFFERENVKKTVSAKKTNNKKPIKRYLFKGFNFKKN